Proteins from a genomic interval of Ovis aries strain OAR_USU_Benz2616 breed Rambouillet chromosome 25, ARS-UI_Ramb_v3.0, whole genome shotgun sequence:
- the ZSWIM8 gene encoding zinc finger SWIM domain-containing protein 8 isoform X1, whose amino-acid sequence MELMFAEWEDGERFSFEDSDRFEEDSLCSFISEAESLCQNWRGWRKQSAGPNSPTGGGGGGGSGGTRMRDGLVIPLVELSAKQVAFHIPFEVVEKVYPPVPEQLQLRIAFWSFPENEEDIRLYSCLANGSADEFQRGDQLFRMRAVKDPLQIGFHLSATVVPPQMVPPKGAYNVAVMFDRCRVTSCSCTCGAGAKWCTHVVALCLFRIHNASAVCLRAPVSESLSRLQRDQLQKFAQYLISELPQQILPTAQRLLDELLSSQSTAINTVCGAPDPTAGPSASDQSTWYLDESTLTDNIKKTLHKFCGPSPVVFSDVNSMYLSSTEPPAAAEWACLLRPLRGREPEGVWNLLSIVREMFKRRDSNAAPLLEILTDQCLTYEQITGWWYSVRTSASHSSASGHTGRSNGQSEVAAHACASMCDEMVTLWRLAVLDPALSPQRRRELCAQLRQWQLKVIENVKRGQHKKTLERLFPGFRPAVEACYFNWEEAYPLPGVTYSATDRKLALCWARALPPRPGASRAGGLEESRERPRPLPAEPAVRPKEPGAKRKGLGEGVPTSQRGPRRLSAEGGDKALHKMGPGGGKAKTLGGAGCGGKGSVGSGSKRRLSSEDSSLEPDLAEMSLDDSSLALGAEASTFGGFPESPPPCPIPGGSRGPSTFLPEPPDTYEEDGGVYFSEGPEPPTASAGPPGLLPRELCTRDDLPSTDESGNGLPKTKEAAPVVGEEDDDYQAYYLNAQDGAGGEEEKAEGGAGEEHDLFAGLKPLEQESRMEILFACAEALHAHGYSSEASRLTVELAQDLLANPPDLKVEPPPAKGKKNKVSTSRQTWVATNTLTKAAFLLTVLSERPEHHNLAFRVGMFALELQRPPASTKALEVKLAYQESEVATLLKKIPLGPSEMSTVRCRAEELREGTLCDYRPVLPLMLASFIFDVLCAPVVSPTGSRPPSRNWNNEMPGDEELGFEAAVAALGMKTTVSEAEHPLLCEGTRREKGDLALALMITYKDDQARLKKILDKLLDRESQTHKPQTLSSFYSSSRPATASQRSPSKHGGPSAPGALQPLTSGSAGPAQPGSVAGAGPGPTEGFTEKNVPESSPHSPCEGLPPEAALTPRPEGKVPSRLALGSRGGYNGRGWGSPGRPKKKHTGMASIDSSAPETTSDSSPTLSRRPLRGGWAPTSWGRGQDSDSISSSSSDSLGSSSSSGSRRASASGGARAKTVEVGRYKGRRPESHAPHVPNQPSEAAAHFYFELAKTVLIKAGGNSSTSIFTHPSSSGGHQGPHRNLHLCAFEIGLYALGLHNFVSPNWLSRTYSSHVSWITGQAMEIGSAALTILVECWDGHLTPPEVASLADRASRARDSNMVRAAAELALSCLPHAHALNPNEIQRALVQCKEQDNLMLEKACMAVEEAAKGGGVYPEVLFEVAHQWFWLYEQTAGGSSTAREGATSCSASGIRAAGEAGRGLPEGRGGPGTEPVTVAAAAVTAATVVPVISVGSSLYPGPGLGHGHSPGLHPYTALQPHLPCSPQYLTHPAHPAHPMPHMPRPAVFPVASSAYPQGVHPAFLGAQYPYSVTPPSLAATAVSFPVPSMAPITVHPYHTEPGLPLPTSVACELWGQGTVSSVHPASTFPAIQGASLPALTTQPSPLVSGGFPPPEEETHSQPVNPHSLHHLHAAYRVGMLALEMLGRRAHNDHPNNFSRSPPYTDDVKWLLGLAAKLGDRHGDAAAAEPCSRPQPPACPGLPPTGAALPAGIHAVHPPPPDSPDPRRLRRLCECHPQRSQRLLPDPHGYDAVQRHPAEPQAQQADQGAVAAGLTRDDHLLPLSLTPIGPYTGTQASGYGGPSPRGNESWLDRSSPLSSPVAQTGSCSWAVAWGQDASDPRNLGLGETALSGSGHWVASGIYLAFINI is encoded by the exons ATGGAGCTGATGTTCGCCGAGTGGGAGGACGGAGAGCGCTTCTCCTTCGAGGATTCGGACCGCTTTGAGGAGGATTCTCTCTGTTCCTTCATCTCCGAGGCTGAGAGCCTCTGCCAGAACTGGCGGGGATGGCGCAAACAGTCAGCGGGGCCCAATTCCCCCACTGGCGGCGGTGGCGGAGGTGGCAGTGGCGGTACCAGAATGCGAG ATGGACTGGTGATCCCACTGGTGGAGCTGTCAGCAAAGCAGGTGGCATTTCATATCCCATTTGAAGTGGTGGAGAAAGTTTACCCCCCGGTGCCTGAGCAGCTACAACTCCGAATTGCTTTTTGGAGCTTCCCTGAGAATGAAGAGGATATTCG ACTCTATTCCTGCCTGGCCAACGGCAGTGCGGATGAGTTCCAGCGAGGGGATCAGCTGTTCCGCATGAGGGCTGTGAAGGACCCTCTGCAGATAG GGTTCCACCTGAGTGCTACAGTGGTGCCGCCTCAGATGGTCCCCCCCAAAGGAGCCTACAACGTGGCTGTGATGTTTGACCGCTGCCGAGTCACTTCCTGCAGCTGCACCTGTGGTGCTGGGGCCAAATGGTGCACCCACGTCGTGGCCCTCTGCCTCTTCCGCATCCACAAC GCTTCTGCAGTCTGCCTGCGGGCCCCCGTGTCAGAGTCCCTATCTCGGCTGCAGAGGGACCAGCTGCAGAAGTTTGCTCAGTACCTCATCAGTGAGCTCCCACAACAG ATCCTCCCCACAGCCCAACGTCTCCTGGATGAACTCCTCTCCTCCCAGTCAACAGCCATCAATACAGTGTGTGGAGCCCCGG ACCCCACAGCAGGGCCCTCCGCCTCCGATCAGAGTACGTGGTATTTGGATGAATCGACGCTCACCGACAACATCAAGAAGACACTGCACAAGTTCTGCGGCCCCTCCCCTGTGGTGTTCAG TGACGTGAACTCCATGTATCTGTCTTCCACGGAGCCTCCGGCCGCCGCTGAATGGGCATGTCTGCTGCGCCCTCTGAGGGGCCGCGAGCCAGAGGGCGTCTGGAACTTGCTTAGCATCGTGCGGGAGATGTTCAAGCGAAGGGACAGTAATGCTGCCCCCTTGTTGGAAATCCTCACTGACCAGTGCCTCACCTATGAGCAG ATAACAGGCTGGTGGTACAGTGTGCGCACCTCAGCCTCTCACAGCAGCGCGAGTGGGCACACAGGCCGGAGCAATGGGCAGTCTGAGGTGGCGGCCCATGCCTGCGCCAGCATGTGTGATGAGATGGTCACCTTGTGGAGACTGGCTGTGCTGGACCCTGCGCTCAGCCCCCAGCG CCGCCGGGAACTGTGTGCACAGCTGCGCCAGTGGCAGCTGAAGGTGATTGAGAACGTGAAGCGGGGACAGCACAAGAAGACCCTGGAGCGGCTCTTCCCTGGCTTCCGGCCGGCTGTGGAGGCCTGCTACTTCAACTGGGAAGAGGCCTACCCGCTGCCCGGTGTCACCTACAGCGCCACGGACCGCAAGCTGGCCCTGTGCTGGGCCCGAGCCCTGCCCCCTCGGCCGGGCGCCTCGCGTGCTGGGGGCCTGGAAGAATCCCGGGAGCGGCCCCGGCCTCTTCCTGCCGAGCCAGCTGTGCGGCCCAAGGAGCCAGGGGCCAAACGCAAGGGATTGGGTGAGGGGGTCCCCACGTCACAGCGGGGTCCCCGCCGCCTCTCGGCAGAGGGGGGAGATAAGGCACTGCATAAGATGGGTCCAGGTGGGGGCAAAGCCAAAACACTGGGTGGGGCTGGCTGTGGGGGCAAGGGCTCAGTGGGCAGCGGGAGCAAGCGACGGCTGAGCAGTGAGGACAGCTCCCTGGAGCCGGATCTGGCTGAGATGAGCCTGGACGACAGCAGCCTGGCCCTGGGTGCAGAGGCCAGCACCTTCGGCGGATTCCCTGAGAGCCCGCcaccctgccccatccctggTGGCTCGCGAGGCCCTTCTACCTTCCTTCCTGAACCTCCAGATACTTACGAAGAAGATGGTGGCGTGTACTTCTCAGAAGGGCCTGAGCCTCCCACAGCCTCTGCTGGCCCCCCTGGCCTGTTGCCCAGGGAGCTCTGTACCCGGGACGACCTCCCTTCCACAGACGAGAGTGGCAATGGACTCCCTAAAACCAAAGAGGCAGCCCCTGTGGTTGGCGAGGAGGATGACGACTACCAGGCATACTATCTGAATGCCCAGGATGGGGCTGGGGGCGAGGAAGAGAAGGCTGAGGGTGGGGCCGGGGAGGAGCACGACCTGTTCGCTGGACTGAAGCCGCTGGAGCAGGAAAGCCGCATGGAG ATACTGTTTGCCTGTGCTGAGGCCTTGCATGCGCACGGCTACAGCAGCGAGGCCTCCCGCCTCACCGTGGAACTTGCCCAGGACCTGCTAGCCAACCCGCCTGACCTCAAGGTAGAGCCGCCCCCTGCCAAG GGCAAGAAGAATAAGGTCTCTACAAGCCGTCAGACCTGGGTGGCTACGAACACGCTGACCAAGGCAGCTTTCCTGTTGACAGTGCTGAGTGAGCGTCCAGAGCACCACAACCTGGCCTTCCGAGTGGGCATGTTCGCCTTGGAGCTCCAGCGGCCCCCAGCTTCTACCAAGGCCTTGGAG GTGAAGCTGGCCTATCAGGAGTCGGAGGTGGCCACTCTGCTCAAGAAGATCCCCCTGGGCCCCAGTGAGATGAGCACCGTGCGCTGCCGGGCAGAGGAGCTCCGTGAGGGGACGCTCTGTGATTATCGGCCAGTTTTGCCTCTCATGTTGGCCAGTTTCATCTTTGATGTTCTCTGTGCTCCAG TGGTTTCTCCCACGGGTTCCCGACCCCCAAGTCGCAACTGGAACAACGAGATGCCCGGGGAcgaggagctgggatttgaagcaGCAGTTGCTGCCTTGG GCATGAAGACAACAGTGAGTGAGGCAGAGCACCCGCTGCTGTGTGAAGGCACACGCCGGGAGAAGGGCGACCTTGCCCTGGCCCTGATGATCACTTACAAAGACGACCAGGCCAGACTCAAGAAG ATCTTAGACAAACTCTTGGACCGAGAGAGCCAGACGCATAAACCACAGACACTGAGTTCGTTCTATTCATCCAGCCGCCCGGCCACAGCCAGCCAGAGGTCTCCTTCAAAGCATGGGGGCCCATCTGCCCCAGGGGCCCTGCAGCCTCTGACCTCAGGCTCTGCAGGGCCTGCTCAGCCAGGGAGTGTGGCAGGGGCTGGGCCAGGCCCCACTGAGGGCTTCACAGAGAAGAATGTGCCTG AGAGTTCCCCACATTCCCCCTGTGAGGGCCTTCCACCTGAAGCAGCTCTGACCCCAAGGCCAGAGGGGAAGGTTCCCAGCCGCCTGGCACTTGGCAGCCGTGGAGGCTACAACGGACGGGGCTGGGGCTCACCAGGGCGGCCTAAGAAGAAACACACAG GCATGGCCAGCATTGACAGCAGTGCCCCTGAAACAACGTCGGATAGCTCCCCAACCTTAAGCAGGAGGCCGCTGAGAGGGGGCTGGGCCCCTACCTCCTGGGGTCGAGGCCAAGACAGTGATAGCATCAGCAGCTCTTCCTCAGACTCCCTTGGCTCCTCGTCCTCCAGTGGAAGTCGCCGGGCCAGTGCCAGTGGAGGGGCCCGGGCGAAGACTGTTGAAGTTGGCAG GTACAAGGGCCGCCGTCCCGAGAGTCATGCCCCCCATGTACCCAATCAGCCATCAGAGGCAGCTGCACACTTCTACTTCGAGCTGGCGAAGACAGTGCTGATCAAGGCAGGGGGCAACAGCAGCACTTCCATTTTCACACACCCATCTTCCTCAGGGGGCCACCAGGGTCCTCACCGCAACCTGCACCTTTGCGCCTTTGAGATTGGGCTTTATGCCCTTGGCCTGCACAACTTTGTTTCTCCCAACTGGCTCTCACGTACTTACTCTTCCCACGTTTCCTGGATTACAG GCCAGGCAATGGAGATTGGGAGTGCAGCCCTGACTATACTGGTAGAATGCTGGGATGGGCACCTGACGCCCCCTGAGGTTGCGTCCCTGGCTGACAGGGCATCACGGGCACGAGACTCCAACATGGTGAGGGCAGCGGCGGAACTCGCCCTAAGCTGCCTGCCTCATGCCCATGCGTTGAACCCCAATGAGATCCAGCGGGCCCTGGTGCAGTGCAAGGAGCAG GATAacctgatgttggagaaggccTGCATGGCAGTGGAAGAGGCGGCTAAGGGTGGGGGCGTATACCCCGAAGTGTTGTTTGAGGTTGCTCACCAGTGGTTCTGGCTATATGAGCAAACAGCAGGTGGCTCATCCACAGCCCGTGAAGGGGCTACAAGCTGTAGTGCCAGTGGGATCAGGGCAGCTGGGGAGGCTGGGCGGGGGCTGCCTGAGGGCAGGGGGGGCCCAGGGACTGAGCCGGTTacggtggcggcggcggcagtGACAGCAGCCACAGTGGTGCCAGTCATCTCGGTGGGGTCCAGTTTATACCCAGGTCCAGGCCTGGGGCACGGTCATTCCCCTGGCCTGCACCCCTACACTGCTCTGCAGCCCCACCTGCCCTGCAGCCCTCAATACCTCACCCACCCAGCTCACCCCGCCCACCCCATGCCTCACATGCCCCGGCCTGCCGTCTTCCCTGTGGCCAGCTCTGCATACCCGCAG GGTGTGCATCCTGCATTCCTAGGGGCTCAGTACCCTTACTCGGTGACTCCCCCCTCACTTGCTGCCACTGCTGTGTCTTTCCCCGTCCCTTCCATGGCACCCATCACAGTACATCCCTACCACACAGAGCCAGGCCTCCCACTGCCCACCAGTGTGGCCTGTGAGTTGTGGGGACAGGGAACAG TGAGCAGTGTCCATCCAGCTTCCACGTTTCCAGCCATCCAGGGTGCCTCACTGCCTGCCCTGACCACGCAGCCCAGCCCTCTGGTGAGCGGGGGTTTTCCACCACCCGAGGAGGAGACCCACAGCCAGCCTGTCAACCCACACAGCCTACACCACCTGCATGCTGCCTACCGAGTCG GAATGCTGGCACTGGAGATGCTGGGTCGCCGGGCACACAACGATCACCCCAACAACTTCTCTCGCTCCCCTCCCTACACTGATGATGTCAAATGGTTGCTGGGGCTGGCGGCAAAGCTGG
- the ZSWIM8 gene encoding zinc finger SWIM domain-containing protein 8 isoform X4 produces MELMFAEWEDGERFSFEDSDRFEEDSLCSFISEAESLCQNWRGWRKQSAGPNSPTGGGGGGGSGGTRMRDGLVIPLVELSAKQVAFHIPFEVVEKVYPPVPEQLQLRIAFWSFPENEEDIRLYSCLANGSADEFQRGDQLFRMRAVKDPLQIGFHLSATVVPPQMVPPKGAYNVAVMFDRCRVTSCSCTCGAGAKWCTHVVALCLFRIHNASAVCLRAPVSESLSRLQRDQLQKFAQYLISELPQQILPTAQRLLDELLSSQSTAINTVCGAPDPTAGPSASDQSTWYLDESTLTDNIKKTLHKFCGPSPVVFSDVNSMYLSSTEPPAAAEWACLLRPLRGREPEGVWNLLSIVREMFKRRDSNAAPLLEILTDQCLTYEQITGWWYSVRTSASHSSASGHTGRSNGQSEVAAHACASMCDEMVTLWRLAVLDPALSPQRRRELCAQLRQWQLKVIENVKRGQHKKTLERLFPGFRPAVEACYFNWEEAYPLPGVTYSATDRKLALCWARALPPRPGASRAGGLEESRERPRPLPAEPAVRPKEPGAKRKGLGEGVPTSQRGPRRLSAEGGDKALHKMGPGGGKAKTLGGAGCGGKGSVGSGSKRRLSSEDSSLEPDLAEMSLDDSSLALGAEASTFGGFPESPPPCPIPGGSRGPSTFLPEPPDTYEEDGGVYFSEGPEPPTASAGPPGLLPRELCTRDDLPSTDESGNGLPKTKEAAPVVGEEDDDYQAYYLNAQDGAGGEEEKAEGGAGEEHDLFAGLKPLEQESRMEILFACAEALHAHGYSSEASRLTVELAQDLLANPPDLKVEPPPAKGKKNKVSTSRQTWVATNTLTKAAFLLTVLSERPEHHNLAFRVGMFALELQRPPASTKALEVKLAYQESEVATLLKKIPLGPSEMSTVRCRAEELREGTLCDYRPVLPLMLASFIFDVLCAPVVSPTGSRPPSRNWNNEMPGDEELGFEAAVAALGMKTTVSEAEHPLLCEGTRREKGDLALALMITYKDDQARLKKILDKLLDRESQTHKPQTLSSFYSSSRPATASQRSPSKHGGPSAPGALQPLTSGSAGPAQPGSVAGAGPGPTEGFTEKNVPESSPHSPCEGLPPEAALTPRPEGKVPSRLALGSRGGYNGRGWGSPGRPKKKHTGMASIDSSAPETTSDSSPTLSRRPLRGGWAPTSWGRGQDSDSISSSSSDSLGSSSSSGSRRASASGGARAKTVEVGRYKGRRPESHAPHVPNQPSEAAAHFYFELAKTVLIKAGGNSSTSIFTHPSSSGGHQGPHRNLHLCAFEIGLYALGLHNFVSPNWLSRTYSSHVSWITGQAMEIGSAALTILVECWDGHLTPPEVASLADRASRARDSNMVRAAAELALSCLPHAHALNPNEIQRALVQCKEQDNLMLEKACMAVEEAAKGGGVYPEVLFEVAHQWFWLYEQTAGGSSTAREGATSCSASGIRAAGEAGRGLPEGRGGPGTEPVTVAAAAVTAATVVPVISVGSSLYPGPGLGHGHSPGLHPYTALQPHLPCSPQYLTHPAHPAHPMPHMPRPAVFPVASSAYPQGVHPAFLGAQYPYSVTPPSLAATAVSFPVPSMAPITVHPYHTEPGLPLPTSVACELWGQGTVSSVHPASTFPAIQGASLPALTTQPSPLVSGGFPPPEEETHSQPVNPHSLHHLHAAYRVGMLALEMLGRRAHNDHPNNFSRSPPYTDDVKWLLGLAAKLGVNYVHQFCVGAAKGVLSPFVLQEIVMETLQRLSPAHAHNHLRAPAFHQLVQRCQQAYMQYIHHRLIHLTPADYDDFVNAIRSARSAFCLTPMGMMQFNDILQNLKRSKQTKELWQRVSLEMTTFSP; encoded by the exons ATGGAGCTGATGTTCGCCGAGTGGGAGGACGGAGAGCGCTTCTCCTTCGAGGATTCGGACCGCTTTGAGGAGGATTCTCTCTGTTCCTTCATCTCCGAGGCTGAGAGCCTCTGCCAGAACTGGCGGGGATGGCGCAAACAGTCAGCGGGGCCCAATTCCCCCACTGGCGGCGGTGGCGGAGGTGGCAGTGGCGGTACCAGAATGCGAG ATGGACTGGTGATCCCACTGGTGGAGCTGTCAGCAAAGCAGGTGGCATTTCATATCCCATTTGAAGTGGTGGAGAAAGTTTACCCCCCGGTGCCTGAGCAGCTACAACTCCGAATTGCTTTTTGGAGCTTCCCTGAGAATGAAGAGGATATTCG ACTCTATTCCTGCCTGGCCAACGGCAGTGCGGATGAGTTCCAGCGAGGGGATCAGCTGTTCCGCATGAGGGCTGTGAAGGACCCTCTGCAGATAG GGTTCCACCTGAGTGCTACAGTGGTGCCGCCTCAGATGGTCCCCCCCAAAGGAGCCTACAACGTGGCTGTGATGTTTGACCGCTGCCGAGTCACTTCCTGCAGCTGCACCTGTGGTGCTGGGGCCAAATGGTGCACCCACGTCGTGGCCCTCTGCCTCTTCCGCATCCACAAC GCTTCTGCAGTCTGCCTGCGGGCCCCCGTGTCAGAGTCCCTATCTCGGCTGCAGAGGGACCAGCTGCAGAAGTTTGCTCAGTACCTCATCAGTGAGCTCCCACAACAG ATCCTCCCCACAGCCCAACGTCTCCTGGATGAACTCCTCTCCTCCCAGTCAACAGCCATCAATACAGTGTGTGGAGCCCCGG ACCCCACAGCAGGGCCCTCCGCCTCCGATCAGAGTACGTGGTATTTGGATGAATCGACGCTCACCGACAACATCAAGAAGACACTGCACAAGTTCTGCGGCCCCTCCCCTGTGGTGTTCAG TGACGTGAACTCCATGTATCTGTCTTCCACGGAGCCTCCGGCCGCCGCTGAATGGGCATGTCTGCTGCGCCCTCTGAGGGGCCGCGAGCCAGAGGGCGTCTGGAACTTGCTTAGCATCGTGCGGGAGATGTTCAAGCGAAGGGACAGTAATGCTGCCCCCTTGTTGGAAATCCTCACTGACCAGTGCCTCACCTATGAGCAG ATAACAGGCTGGTGGTACAGTGTGCGCACCTCAGCCTCTCACAGCAGCGCGAGTGGGCACACAGGCCGGAGCAATGGGCAGTCTGAGGTGGCGGCCCATGCCTGCGCCAGCATGTGTGATGAGATGGTCACCTTGTGGAGACTGGCTGTGCTGGACCCTGCGCTCAGCCCCCAGCG CCGCCGGGAACTGTGTGCACAGCTGCGCCAGTGGCAGCTGAAGGTGATTGAGAACGTGAAGCGGGGACAGCACAAGAAGACCCTGGAGCGGCTCTTCCCTGGCTTCCGGCCGGCTGTGGAGGCCTGCTACTTCAACTGGGAAGAGGCCTACCCGCTGCCCGGTGTCACCTACAGCGCCACGGACCGCAAGCTGGCCCTGTGCTGGGCCCGAGCCCTGCCCCCTCGGCCGGGCGCCTCGCGTGCTGGGGGCCTGGAAGAATCCCGGGAGCGGCCCCGGCCTCTTCCTGCCGAGCCAGCTGTGCGGCCCAAGGAGCCAGGGGCCAAACGCAAGGGATTGGGTGAGGGGGTCCCCACGTCACAGCGGGGTCCCCGCCGCCTCTCGGCAGAGGGGGGAGATAAGGCACTGCATAAGATGGGTCCAGGTGGGGGCAAAGCCAAAACACTGGGTGGGGCTGGCTGTGGGGGCAAGGGCTCAGTGGGCAGCGGGAGCAAGCGACGGCTGAGCAGTGAGGACAGCTCCCTGGAGCCGGATCTGGCTGAGATGAGCCTGGACGACAGCAGCCTGGCCCTGGGTGCAGAGGCCAGCACCTTCGGCGGATTCCCTGAGAGCCCGCcaccctgccccatccctggTGGCTCGCGAGGCCCTTCTACCTTCCTTCCTGAACCTCCAGATACTTACGAAGAAGATGGTGGCGTGTACTTCTCAGAAGGGCCTGAGCCTCCCACAGCCTCTGCTGGCCCCCCTGGCCTGTTGCCCAGGGAGCTCTGTACCCGGGACGACCTCCCTTCCACAGACGAGAGTGGCAATGGACTCCCTAAAACCAAAGAGGCAGCCCCTGTGGTTGGCGAGGAGGATGACGACTACCAGGCATACTATCTGAATGCCCAGGATGGGGCTGGGGGCGAGGAAGAGAAGGCTGAGGGTGGGGCCGGGGAGGAGCACGACCTGTTCGCTGGACTGAAGCCGCTGGAGCAGGAAAGCCGCATGGAG ATACTGTTTGCCTGTGCTGAGGCCTTGCATGCGCACGGCTACAGCAGCGAGGCCTCCCGCCTCACCGTGGAACTTGCCCAGGACCTGCTAGCCAACCCGCCTGACCTCAAGGTAGAGCCGCCCCCTGCCAAG GGCAAGAAGAATAAGGTCTCTACAAGCCGTCAGACCTGGGTGGCTACGAACACGCTGACCAAGGCAGCTTTCCTGTTGACAGTGCTGAGTGAGCGTCCAGAGCACCACAACCTGGCCTTCCGAGTGGGCATGTTCGCCTTGGAGCTCCAGCGGCCCCCAGCTTCTACCAAGGCCTTGGAG GTGAAGCTGGCCTATCAGGAGTCGGAGGTGGCCACTCTGCTCAAGAAGATCCCCCTGGGCCCCAGTGAGATGAGCACCGTGCGCTGCCGGGCAGAGGAGCTCCGTGAGGGGACGCTCTGTGATTATCGGCCAGTTTTGCCTCTCATGTTGGCCAGTTTCATCTTTGATGTTCTCTGTGCTCCAG TGGTTTCTCCCACGGGTTCCCGACCCCCAAGTCGCAACTGGAACAACGAGATGCCCGGGGAcgaggagctgggatttgaagcaGCAGTTGCTGCCTTGG GCATGAAGACAACAGTGAGTGAGGCAGAGCACCCGCTGCTGTGTGAAGGCACACGCCGGGAGAAGGGCGACCTTGCCCTGGCCCTGATGATCACTTACAAAGACGACCAGGCCAGACTCAAGAAG ATCTTAGACAAACTCTTGGACCGAGAGAGCCAGACGCATAAACCACAGACACTGAGTTCGTTCTATTCATCCAGCCGCCCGGCCACAGCCAGCCAGAGGTCTCCTTCAAAGCATGGGGGCCCATCTGCCCCAGGGGCCCTGCAGCCTCTGACCTCAGGCTCTGCAGGGCCTGCTCAGCCAGGGAGTGTGGCAGGGGCTGGGCCAGGCCCCACTGAGGGCTTCACAGAGAAGAATGTGCCTG AGAGTTCCCCACATTCCCCCTGTGAGGGCCTTCCACCTGAAGCAGCTCTGACCCCAAGGCCAGAGGGGAAGGTTCCCAGCCGCCTGGCACTTGGCAGCCGTGGAGGCTACAACGGACGGGGCTGGGGCTCACCAGGGCGGCCTAAGAAGAAACACACAG GCATGGCCAGCATTGACAGCAGTGCCCCTGAAACAACGTCGGATAGCTCCCCAACCTTAAGCAGGAGGCCGCTGAGAGGGGGCTGGGCCCCTACCTCCTGGGGTCGAGGCCAAGACAGTGATAGCATCAGCAGCTCTTCCTCAGACTCCCTTGGCTCCTCGTCCTCCAGTGGAAGTCGCCGGGCCAGTGCCAGTGGAGGGGCCCGGGCGAAGACTGTTGAAGTTGGCAG GTACAAGGGCCGCCGTCCCGAGAGTCATGCCCCCCATGTACCCAATCAGCCATCAGAGGCAGCTGCACACTTCTACTTCGAGCTGGCGAAGACAGTGCTGATCAAGGCAGGGGGCAACAGCAGCACTTCCATTTTCACACACCCATCTTCCTCAGGGGGCCACCAGGGTCCTCACCGCAACCTGCACCTTTGCGCCTTTGAGATTGGGCTTTATGCCCTTGGCCTGCACAACTTTGTTTCTCCCAACTGGCTCTCACGTACTTACTCTTCCCACGTTTCCTGGATTACAG GCCAGGCAATGGAGATTGGGAGTGCAGCCCTGACTATACTGGTAGAATGCTGGGATGGGCACCTGACGCCCCCTGAGGTTGCGTCCCTGGCTGACAGGGCATCACGGGCACGAGACTCCAACATGGTGAGGGCAGCGGCGGAACTCGCCCTAAGCTGCCTGCCTCATGCCCATGCGTTGAACCCCAATGAGATCCAGCGGGCCCTGGTGCAGTGCAAGGAGCAG GATAacctgatgttggagaaggccTGCATGGCAGTGGAAGAGGCGGCTAAGGGTGGGGGCGTATACCCCGAAGTGTTGTTTGAGGTTGCTCACCAGTGGTTCTGGCTATATGAGCAAACAGCAGGTGGCTCATCCACAGCCCGTGAAGGGGCTACAAGCTGTAGTGCCAGTGGGATCAGGGCAGCTGGGGAGGCTGGGCGGGGGCTGCCTGAGGGCAGGGGGGGCCCAGGGACTGAGCCGGTTacggtggcggcggcggcagtGACAGCAGCCACAGTGGTGCCAGTCATCTCGGTGGGGTCCAGTTTATACCCAGGTCCAGGCCTGGGGCACGGTCATTCCCCTGGCCTGCACCCCTACACTGCTCTGCAGCCCCACCTGCCCTGCAGCCCTCAATACCTCACCCACCCAGCTCACCCCGCCCACCCCATGCCTCACATGCCCCGGCCTGCCGTCTTCCCTGTGGCCAGCTCTGCATACCCGCAG GGTGTGCATCCTGCATTCCTAGGGGCTCAGTACCCTTACTCGGTGACTCCCCCCTCACTTGCTGCCACTGCTGTGTCTTTCCCCGTCCCTTCCATGGCACCCATCACAGTACATCCCTACCACACAGAGCCAGGCCTCCCACTGCCCACCAGTGTGGCCTGTGAGTTGTGGGGACAGGGAACAG TGAGCAGTGTCCATCCAGCTTCCACGTTTCCAGCCATCCAGGGTGCCTCACTGCCTGCCCTGACCACGCAGCCCAGCCCTCTGGTGAGCGGGGGTTTTCCACCACCCGAGGAGGAGACCCACAGCCAGCCTGTCAACCCACACAGCCTACACCACCTGCATGCTGCCTACCGAGTCG GAATGCTGGCACTGGAGATGCTGGGTCGCCGGGCACACAACGATCACCCCAACAACTTCTCTCGCTCCCCTCCCTACACTGATGATGTCAAATGGTTGCTGGGGCTGGCGGCAAAGCTGG gagTGAACT